One Vicia villosa cultivar HV-30 ecotype Madison, WI linkage group LG5, Vvil1.0, whole genome shotgun sequence genomic window, TAGCTATACTACTGCTACAACTACCAGATAGCATACATAGCTACATAACTATCATACCATTACACATACCATCATGCATATCTACACTACCATCATGCATACTACCACACAAATAGATCAATACTTCCATCATGCAGCAACACTACTAACTAGAGAAATAAACTGCAGTAGTAAACTTCTAGAATTAAACTACATCCAACTACATCATCTGAATTATTTTGGGGTGACATCATACTACTCCCCTTTTTTTCcagaaatgttgccaaagcaaccTTGATATTCAAATAGTTACAGGCcattaataaaaaagaaacaaaaaaaatagtaaaatccaCAAAAGAAATCACTTTAAACAGCTGCTCTAGTCTTCAGACTCAAAGCCATCCCCATCAACTTCTTTATCTGTGCCATCATCAAGAATGGCCTCCTCTGCTTCCACTTCATCCGAACCAGCCTCCTGTTCATCATTTGCCTCAAGACCTGCTTCTTCATTCTCAGTAAACTCAGCACCTTCTTCCATTTCAAGAGAGCTGATCAGTTTTTCAAGAGCCAGCTTTCTGGACTCCAGCTCCTTGCATGTTTCCCTGAGCATTGCAACCACTACAGCTTTTCCTGTAGTGGAGCTTCCTTTGGATGTCCCAACTGATGTCATGACAATTTCAGGAGCATGGGTTCCTTGAAACAGTTTATAATGAAATGAAATAACACTTTCCCTTTTGCAGATAGAGTCATTTTCAACCAAGATGCATGGGTACTGGTTCAAGATAATGCCACATATGAGAGATGGAAAAGTTATAGGGCCTTTTACACTGAAGCTTCCAGCATGCTTCATAGTTTGCTCAAATATGTAGGTACCATAATCAAACTTGGCTTTTGTACCAACAACATAGATAAATATTCCTAGGACAATAGCAATGGTAGATTTATGATTTGTGGGCACCCAATTTGCAGCACCAATCTTATGCAACATGGCATACTTCATGCTTAGCTTACTAGCAGACAACTTCCCTTTTAAAGGCCAACTCTTGACTTGGTTGGCAGTGATAAATTGGCATACCTTGTAATCAGAGACTTCAAACTCGGGTTGAGCTTCATCATACCTCCCCAAATAGTTATTTATCACAGTGGAGGAAAAAGTAACACACCTGCCCCTCACATACACCTTCCTAAACTCCTTAGACTTTCCATCAACACACTCTTCAAAGAGGTTCACAATGAATTCTTTCACCAGCCTTTCATAGCACTTAGGCAAATGGACAACAATTTTCATTAGACTAGCACCATGAATCAGATCCATTATGTCTTTGCATTCAAGAGCATTCTGAACTAATTCTCTCTCAAGAGCCGGTCTCTTTTGGTAGACATATTTCCACCTGTTGACACTCGAAGTAGAATGGAAGGAAATATTGTCTATGGGCACATCAGGGACTCTAGAAGCAGGCTTACTAGAAGTAGGCTTCTTCTTTAGTGGAATGTCTTGAACATCCACTTCAACATCAGAATCAGAGTCGTACATGATTGAGCTTTCCTCTTCTTTGGAATAACTTTGCTCCAAGACTTTGAAGGACCAACAGGAACACTCTGAGATACAACTCTGCTCTTAGTTGAACCTGTAGAGGTACTTTTCTTATTGAAAGGGTCAGCAGAGGGATTTTTAAGAGCACCCTTTCTTTTTTAGGGTACTTTGTGCAAAAACCTTACCTTTCCTCCAAGTCATGAGCCTTTTGGCTATGCTAGGgttctgatcggtcaccattttacacttaatttcatcatgaattcgacacacgatcgtcatgtttggtaacactttgtgtttgttttctaatgttttctttaaatttatctagttgtagtttatttgtttgcaatttgtttttgtgcattttcattttcaattaggtgcttttgatctcattTGGTAATGGTTTTAGGTTAGCTTCGGATTGACGAAGGATCGCATGTCCAAGAGGTGCGCAAAAGGGAAGCAAGGAACAAAAATGAGCAAggaggcagaggcggacacggtctgaccgtgtcacctgacacggccgtgtcaggcctcctgaagaACTTTCCTCCCaagaccagaagctgacacggtctgcccgtgtcaagtgacacggccgtgtcagctgtgcggacagaatttctgattttTACGTTTTTACAAATTGTAAGTCCCGAGGGCATTTTTGGTATTctggctgagatctgaaaacctagatgtcataccccaatttttgacctaagataccacctcatatcatttgcatatgcatcatttgcatctctaacaaattgcatagcttgtgtttgttacttatgactcagcaggatttaatcaagaaatcactcatcagtaaaAGTaacaaaaaattagggttttgttctcccttcatctcaaatgaatcaccttcatcaacaatcaacatttggtcctcaaagattcatttcaacaagctcagagactttgaatcaaccaaattagggttttgaccgaagatagcatacccctgacttttgctcaggatttgacctaatgacttgggacatgacctcaagaccccaagtacatcattttgacctaatctattggctcaggaCATCCCCTACACAaggactgatcaacagtgaaatttcaaatcatcagattagggtttttgaactatcagggactgaaatcagggatcacatttgggaaaccctaaaaagctccaggggatcactcaaaggttttaatcatcttcaaataatccctatgacaatatccaatggaaattgtatctcaattcaatatccacagtcatcaatttcattaggtcgacaattagggttttgacctaatacacacgaacaactgactttttaatcagaacatggtgccacaacttaaaccatggctcaaggtcctccaataactcaa contains:
- the LOC131605106 gene encoding uncharacterized protein LOC131605106, whose translation is MYDSDSDVEVDVQDIPLKKKPTSSKPASRVPDVPIDNISFHSTSSVNRWKYVYQKRPALERELVQNALECKDIMDLIHGASLMKIVVHLPKCYERLVKEFIVNLFEECVDGKSKEFRKVYVRGRCVTFSSTVINNYLGRYDEAQPEFEVSDYKVCQFITANQVKSWPLKGKLSASKLSMKYAMLHKIGAANWVPTNHKSTIAIVLGIFIYVVGTKAKFDYGTYIFEQTMKHAGSFSVKGPITFPSLICGIILNQYPCILVENDSICKRESVISFHYKLFQGTHAPEIVMTSVGTSKGSSTTGKAVVVAMLRETCKELESRKLALEKLISSLEMEEGAEFTENEEAGLEANDEQEAGSDEVEAEEAILDDGTDKEVDGDGFESED